A window of Cohnella herbarum contains these coding sequences:
- a CDS encoding formyltransferase family protein: protein MLKQITIVSDRRNWINDHIPTWMPTLKSFAQEIIWTHEVSEITAGDIAFYLGCEQIVPPALLALNRHNLVVHASDLPKGKGWSPLTWRILDGDNEIPVVLFEAAEKVDDGPIYLREKIVFQGTELIDEMRSELGRTTIALCNRFLMQYPAVVAHAEVQQGESTYYPRRTPEDSRLNPDLTIREQFRLMRVADNERYPCYFELGGSTFEVKVERRR, encoded by the coding sequence ATGTTGAAGCAAATCACGATCGTATCCGATCGAAGGAACTGGATTAACGACCACATCCCGACGTGGATGCCTACATTAAAATCATTCGCGCAGGAAATTATTTGGACGCACGAGGTGTCCGAGATTACGGCTGGCGACATTGCCTTCTATCTTGGTTGTGAACAGATCGTGCCCCCCGCCCTACTAGCCCTCAATCGACATAACCTTGTCGTACATGCCAGCGATTTGCCGAAGGGGAAAGGCTGGTCGCCCCTGACTTGGAGAATTTTAGATGGCGACAACGAGATACCGGTCGTGTTATTCGAAGCGGCGGAGAAGGTCGATGACGGGCCGATCTACTTACGTGAAAAGATCGTATTCCAAGGAACCGAGTTGATTGACGAGATGAGGTCCGAACTGGGCCGAACGACGATCGCCTTATGCAATCGATTCCTTATGCAATACCCGGCCGTTGTCGCGCATGCTGAAGTTCAGCAAGGAGAAAGCACTTATTATCCGCGAAGAACTCCCGAGGATAGCAGATTGAATCCGGATCTTACGATTCGCGAACAGTTTAGATTGATGCGCGTTGCGGATAACGAACGATATCCTTGTTATTTTGAATTGGGCGGAAGTACGTTCGAGGTTAAAGTAGAGAGAAGAAGGTGA
- a CDS encoding serine O-acetyltransferase — MFKPKESLLSKLKEDLRMLIDKEPSRMDMFRAVLLKREFHIMMIYRLSHFFYNLKLSYLATVMQRINIMFYGVEISFKINIGSGFRINHGVGTVIGDAVIHTSVTVFQNVTIGANYPELTSSNKPKGYPTIEERVVIFPGAVIVGPITIGKNSVIGANAVIVSNIPPESVIAAPKAVEIGSSAISDMTNSVALMSQVAQ; from the coding sequence TTGTTTAAACCCAAAGAGAGCTTACTGTCGAAATTAAAAGAAGATTTGCGGATGCTTATCGATAAGGAACCATCAAGAATGGATATGTTTAGGGCTGTATTACTAAAGAGAGAATTTCATATTATGATGATTTACCGGCTTTCTCATTTTTTTTATAACCTTAAACTTTCCTATCTGGCGACCGTAATGCAGAGAATCAATATCATGTTCTACGGTGTTGAGATTTCATTCAAAATCAATATTGGCTCTGGTTTTAGAATCAATCACGGTGTTGGAACGGTTATCGGCGATGCTGTCATTCACACAAGTGTAACGGTATTTCAGAATGTCACGATCGGGGCGAATTATCCGGAGCTGACAAGCTCGAATAAGCCTAAAGGATATCCAACCATTGAAGAGAGAGTCGTGATATTCCCCGGTGCCGTTATAGTTGGACCTATCACGATCGGCAAGAATAGCGTGATTGGGGCAAATGCGGTTATCGTTTCGAATATCCCTCCTGAAAGCGTAATAGCCGCTCCCAAAGCCGTAGAGATAGGCTCGTCGGCGATAAGCGACATGACGAATTCTGTAGCTTTAATGTCGCAGGTTGCCCAATGA
- the pseG gene encoding UDP-2,4-diacetamido-2,4,6-trideoxy-beta-L-altropyranose hydrolase has translation MRIHIRTDASNEIGSGHVMRCLTLADELKSQANVAFICKETKGNLIAYIHSRGYPVHVVPCQDDSWEEDARHTIAYLHRWQKKATWLIVDHYGLDARYEAVVHPCARKIMVIDDLANRPHRCDLLLDQNLYDHPEERYSKLVMPDTKLRLGPRYALLKPDFAAAKTFVNRSDEVVSLLVSFGGADPTGETIKTLQAVKQLEERHPGKLSAKVLTGKINAQAERIRALCGELDNVQCVDHAENMAELMSEADLAIGSGGTTTWERCCLGLPAIVIMTAENQVELSECASKNNLIALLGRAEDVRAEHIRDKVLEFIRNVELRTTMSSRGKELVDGLGAGRMMKELMKC, from the coding sequence ATGAGAATCCACATTAGAACCGATGCTTCAAACGAAATCGGTTCGGGTCATGTCATGAGATGCTTGACTCTTGCGGACGAGTTAAAGTCTCAAGCCAACGTTGCTTTTATTTGCAAGGAGACGAAAGGGAATCTTATCGCGTATATTCATAGCCGCGGTTATCCCGTTCATGTCGTCCCATGCCAAGACGATAGTTGGGAAGAAGACGCGCGACATACGATCGCTTACCTTCATCGATGGCAGAAGAAGGCAACTTGGCTCATTGTCGATCACTATGGCCTGGATGCAAGATACGAAGCCGTCGTGCACCCCTGCGCGCGTAAAATAATGGTTATCGATGATCTTGCGAATCGACCGCACCGATGCGATCTTTTGCTGGACCAGAACCTATACGACCATCCGGAGGAACGTTATTCCAAGCTCGTCATGCCGGATACGAAGCTGCGGTTAGGACCACGATATGCATTGTTGAAACCGGATTTCGCCGCGGCAAAAACTTTCGTTAATCGCTCGGATGAAGTCGTCAGTCTTCTTGTCTCATTCGGCGGCGCGGACCCTACCGGGGAAACGATCAAGACTCTGCAAGCCGTAAAGCAACTTGAAGAACGGCATCCGGGCAAGCTGAGCGCGAAAGTTCTGACGGGCAAGATTAATGCGCAAGCAGAACGAATTCGCGCTCTCTGCGGGGAACTGGACAACGTACAATGTGTTGACCATGCGGAGAATATGGCGGAGTTGATGAGCGAAGCGGATTTAGCGATCGGATCCGGAGGAACGACGACTTGGGAGAGATGTTGTCTAGGTTTACCGGCCATCGTGATCATGACGGCCGAGAACCAAGTAGAACTGTCGGAATGCGCGTCCAAAAATAACCTTATTGCCTTATTGGGTCGTGCCGAGGATGTACGGGCCGAACATATTCGGGATAAAGTACTGGAATTCATACGGAACGTTGAACTTAGGACAACGATGTCATCAAGAGGTAAGGAACTTGTGGATGGTCTTGGCGCTGGGAGAATGATGAAGGAGTTGATGAAATGTTGA
- a CDS encoding glycosyl hydrolase family 28-related protein, protein MPINEKELMDEIKDLYSVLNIKSFGAKGDGVTDDTAAFIAARNEVIRLISNFPQNPGARRGNIKLYIPAGTYIVKAGKALMNDSVSPTTMGFSVVGDGRMISRIIFDPPGTNQYLFYNRDGWNQMHISDIEFFSTKITNHFFYSYSTGRSHNMEIERCHFGGKWGYGFHLEGTNTNSEMTWYRCGFSGEWVKALYIPATASDQFVNYDFISCQFEVSKGDFIDVQKGGSINVIGGSLLYYPTTQQGLGGTFFKLGVGGGDHNGGAMRFICVGARVELTTPDSKLVQSEWKSGIITFLNIECGSQSFQSDKNLVSASFNSGGDSYPNIVFDNCNLQGRHEYKYTFASFQRLENIAYRNCLITQHAHPEQFISLVNTSGFNDGGVPQISFQKCSGLAGTSQSKHIFDTELNWSRTTSGTAFKKIVSINTANNALPYNKYPTEDVFIPLGAIITKVSIFIPPGSIKASYPGWNYTVSTSEANPTVLASANPVQGDTKKGFNTQQETFFVCDTDEKRHIVLTASSGVNEIKKGYCMIEYMG, encoded by the coding sequence ATGCCAATTAATGAGAAAGAATTGATGGACGAGATCAAAGACCTGTACAGCGTATTGAATATCAAGTCCTTTGGTGCCAAAGGCGATGGCGTAACGGACGATACGGCTGCCTTTATTGCGGCAAGGAATGAAGTTATTAGATTGATCAGCAATTTTCCGCAAAACCCGGGTGCAAGAAGGGGGAATATTAAACTCTATATTCCTGCCGGAACTTATATTGTAAAGGCCGGCAAAGCGTTAATGAACGATTCGGTGTCTCCGACGACAATGGGTTTTTCTGTCGTAGGTGACGGGAGAATGATCTCTCGGATCATCTTTGATCCCCCCGGAACTAATCAATATTTGTTCTATAATCGGGATGGATGGAACCAAATGCACATTTCGGATATTGAATTCTTCTCGACTAAGATCACGAACCATTTTTTCTATTCCTACTCCACTGGCCGAAGCCATAATATGGAGATTGAAAGGTGCCATTTTGGCGGAAAATGGGGATATGGATTTCACTTGGAAGGAACGAACACAAACAGCGAAATGACTTGGTACCGATGCGGATTTTCGGGTGAGTGGGTAAAAGCCTTGTACATTCCAGCTACGGCATCGGATCAATTCGTAAACTATGACTTCATTTCTTGCCAGTTCGAAGTCTCCAAGGGTGACTTTATCGATGTACAAAAAGGTGGCAGCATTAATGTAATTGGAGGAAGTTTACTCTACTACCCTACGACACAGCAGGGCTTAGGAGGCACTTTCTTTAAACTCGGAGTTGGAGGGGGCGATCATAACGGCGGTGCTATGCGTTTCATATGTGTAGGCGCGCGGGTAGAGCTGACTACTCCCGATAGTAAGTTGGTTCAAAGCGAGTGGAAATCCGGTATTATCACCTTCTTGAATATCGAATGTGGTTCCCAATCGTTCCAGTCTGACAAAAACTTGGTGAGTGCGAGTTTTAACTCTGGCGGAGATTCCTATCCTAATATCGTATTCGACAATTGCAATTTGCAAGGAAGGCATGAATACAAATATACGTTCGCCAGTTTTCAGCGGCTTGAGAACATTGCATACCGGAATTGCTTGATTACTCAACATGCGCATCCCGAGCAATTTATTAGCCTAGTCAATACATCCGGCTTTAACGACGGGGGAGTACCTCAAATTAGTTTTCAGAAATGCAGCGGGTTAGCGGGAACAAGCCAATCGAAGCATATTTTCGATACGGAGTTGAACTGGTCCAGAACGACTTCGGGTACTGCATTCAAGAAAATCGTATCCATTAATACGGCTAACAATGCCTTGCCCTATAATAAGTATCCGACGGAAGACGTGTTTATCCCGTTAGGAGCGATCATTACCAAGGTTTCAATTTTCATTCCACCGGGATCGATCAAGGCTTCTTACCCGGGTTGGAATTATACAGTGAGTACAAGTGAGGCAAATCCCACAGTGCTTGCTTCGGCAAACCCCGTTCAAGGCGATACAAAGAAAGGCTTTAATACGCAGCAGGAAACGTTTTTCGTATGCGATACCGATGAGAAAAGACATATCGTATTAACGGCATCCAGCGGTGTTAATGAGATAAAAAAAGGGTACTGTATGATCGAGTACATGGGATAA
- a CDS encoding GNAT family N-acetyltransferase: MSERIRNQPDIVLNAKYKYRELCRTNSSIPLFDRDWWLDIVCGGTDNWDVIIVEKGNEVVASLPFYKVKKYGFNLIQMPELTLTLGIWIKYPPNQKYATRLAYERELHLEIIGQMPDVDYSYQHFNRNITNWSTFYWRGFRQTTRYTYVIEDLQDPAAVYANFRENIRSGIEKSQQMLKVIESDDVDQFYEMHSGNFDPKTFPIPYSRETLKRLDKELSKRNLRKILLAVDASGKIHSGVYLVWDSGCAYNLLGGADFTFRNSGPHAMLIWHAIQLMSKENLPFDFYGGMHETVESFFRSFGAKQKPYFQISKTHGKIFKFFYYLKQSII, encoded by the coding sequence ATGAGCGAAAGAATCCGGAATCAGCCCGATATCGTTCTGAATGCGAAGTACAAATACAGAGAACTCTGTAGAACAAATTCGAGTATCCCATTGTTCGACCGAGATTGGTGGCTGGATATCGTATGCGGGGGAACGGACAACTGGGACGTCATTATCGTGGAGAAAGGCAACGAAGTCGTCGCGAGCTTACCGTTCTATAAGGTTAAGAAGTACGGCTTTAATCTGATTCAGATGCCCGAACTGACGCTTACGTTAGGGATATGGATTAAATATCCGCCTAATCAGAAGTACGCGACGAGATTAGCATACGAGAGGGAGCTCCACTTGGAGATTATCGGACAAATGCCGGATGTGGATTATTCCTATCAGCATTTCAACCGAAACATTACGAATTGGAGCACCTTCTATTGGAGAGGTTTCCGGCAGACTACGCGGTACACTTACGTGATCGAGGATTTACAAGATCCGGCCGCCGTGTACGCCAATTTCAGGGAAAATATCAGAAGCGGTATCGAGAAATCCCAGCAGATGCTGAAAGTTATCGAGAGCGACGACGTAGATCAGTTTTACGAGATGCATAGCGGTAATTTCGATCCGAAAACTTTCCCCATTCCCTATAGTCGAGAAACATTGAAACGATTGGATAAGGAACTGAGCAAGCGTAATCTGCGAAAAATATTACTTGCGGTCGATGCGTCGGGAAAAATCCATAGCGGAGTCTATCTCGTGTGGGATTCCGGTTGCGCGTATAACTTGCTCGGCGGGGCGGATTTTACTTTTAGGAACAGCGGTCCTCACGCCATGTTGATTTGGCATGCCATTCAACTTATGTCGAAGGAAAATCTCCCATTCGACTTTTACGGCGGAATGCATGAGACGGTCGAAAGTTTCTTTAGATCCTTCGGTGCGAAGCAGAAGCCTTATTTTCAAATTTCCAAGACTCATGGGAAAATTTTCAAATTTTTCTACTACTTAAAGCAGTCGATTATTTAG
- a CDS encoding glycosyltransferase family 4 protein: MKNILFVQPYASQVGGVDTVLLQLVEGLDKSRYRSFVMLSAPTDYVAKYESLGATVLIGPLAVFGKPTDAGYYFRNLYVLVKSFKAIKQIVRKYRIDLIHSHKMEVIGANVTGKLLGIPTVQTVHELARNPLVAYKFVALLNHLFNDRVIVLCDRSKIMFRWFNKESGKLVKIYNGITKSVQETRLPTERLRDHLGLSANDRIAITIARLSPMKGLEYLIEAAAKLKADHPRIKFVIVGDVAFEHEKDYKEKLINLIKQLDLEQCVFMLGLRRDVPELLAQSDVLILPSVYDIFPTVILEAMSMGLPVVATDVGGVPEMVRGNTGIMVSPCDSDKLKEAIGRIFEMDYQVMGVQARNLYLQEFTQERYVGKTTALYEEMFRAKLTQLSESRGGT, encoded by the coding sequence GTGAAAAACATCTTGTTCGTCCAGCCCTATGCAAGCCAAGTCGGGGGTGTAGATACGGTATTGCTTCAGTTAGTCGAAGGGCTGGATAAGTCGCGGTACCGAAGCTTTGTTATGTTATCGGCGCCAACGGACTATGTGGCAAAGTACGAATCGTTAGGGGCAACGGTGCTAATAGGTCCCCTTGCCGTATTCGGCAAACCAACGGACGCGGGTTATTATTTTCGCAATCTCTACGTATTGGTCAAGTCATTCAAAGCTATCAAACAAATCGTCAGGAAGTATCGCATCGACTTGATTCATTCCCATAAGATGGAAGTTATCGGCGCCAACGTGACCGGTAAGCTGTTGGGAATTCCCACCGTGCAGACCGTGCACGAGCTTGCGCGTAATCCGTTGGTCGCCTACAAGTTCGTAGCGCTTCTGAATCATCTGTTCAATGATAGGGTCATTGTGCTTTGCGATAGAAGCAAGATCATGTTCCGATGGTTCAACAAGGAATCCGGTAAACTAGTCAAAATCTACAATGGGATTACGAAATCGGTTCAAGAGACGAGGCTCCCGACGGAACGATTAAGGGATCATTTGGGCCTCTCTGCGAACGACCGGATTGCCATCACGATCGCGCGGTTGTCTCCGATGAAAGGACTGGAGTATCTGATCGAAGCGGCAGCCAAACTGAAGGCGGATCATCCCCGAATTAAATTCGTAATCGTCGGCGACGTGGCCTTCGAGCATGAGAAGGATTATAAAGAAAAGCTGATAAATCTCATTAAGCAGCTAGACTTGGAGCAATGCGTGTTCATGCTCGGGTTGCGGAGGGACGTTCCGGAGTTGCTTGCGCAAAGCGACGTACTGATACTGCCTTCCGTCTATGATATATTCCCTACGGTGATCTTGGAAGCGATGAGCATGGGGCTTCCCGTCGTCGCGACCGACGTCGGGGGAGTTCCCGAGATGGTAAGGGGAAATACCGGAATCATGGTCAGTCCTTGCGACAGCGATAAGTTAAAGGAAGCCATCGGCCGGATTTTCGAGATGGACTATCAGGTGATGGGCGTTCAAGCCAGGAATCTTTATTTACAGGAATTCACTCAGGAACGTTATGTCGGAAAAACCACGGCACTCTATGAAGAGATGTTCAGGGCGAAGCTGACGCAATTGTCCGAATCAAGAGGGGGTACGTGA
- the pseI gene encoding pseudaminic acid synthase, whose protein sequence is MSEIRLGNRVIGEGYPPFIIAEMSGNHNQSLDKALEIVDAAAASGAHALKLQTYTADLMTLDMESEDFFIHDPGSLWKGQSLYRLYEQAYTPWEWHEPIYKRCRERGIIPFSTPFHPKAVDFLESLDTPFYKIASFENNDLPLIRHAARTGKPLIISTGMATLAELDEMVNTAREAGCTDLVLLKCTSNYPASPADSHLLTIPHMKELFRCEIGLSDHTLGIGAAVASVVLGATVIEKHFTISRSEGGVDSAFSLEPAEMKLLVSETEIARQALGTVKYGLTDKEKSSLKYRRSLYISKDVARGETLDEENVRIIRPGYGLPPKYIDHFIGRTASKDIKAGTALRWDLLG, encoded by the coding sequence ATGAGCGAGATCCGCTTGGGCAACCGAGTCATAGGGGAAGGATATCCTCCCTTCATAATCGCGGAGATGTCGGGAAACCATAATCAATCCCTCGACAAAGCGCTTGAGATAGTGGATGCAGCCGCCGCATCTGGGGCGCACGCGCTGAAGCTGCAAACCTACACGGCGGATTTAATGACGCTTGATATGGAATCGGAAGACTTCTTTATCCACGACCCCGGCAGTCTCTGGAAAGGCCAGTCTTTATATCGGTTATACGAACAGGCTTATACGCCATGGGAGTGGCACGAACCGATATACAAGCGTTGCCGGGAGCGGGGTATTATTCCCTTTAGTACGCCGTTCCATCCGAAAGCGGTTGATTTTCTAGAGAGCTTGGATACCCCGTTTTACAAAATCGCTTCTTTCGAGAATAACGATCTTCCTCTTATTCGCCATGCGGCAAGAACGGGAAAACCTCTGATTATTTCGACGGGGATGGCGACTCTGGCGGAATTGGATGAAATGGTGAACACGGCGAGAGAAGCGGGATGTACTGATCTCGTCTTGCTTAAGTGCACGAGTAATTATCCGGCTTCCCCGGCAGACAGTCATCTGCTTACGATCCCGCACATGAAGGAATTGTTTCGGTGCGAGATCGGATTATCCGACCATACGCTTGGGATTGGAGCAGCTGTAGCAAGCGTCGTGCTCGGAGCTACGGTGATCGAGAAGCATTTCACGATCTCCCGGTCCGAAGGCGGCGTGGATTCGGCATTCTCGCTCGAGCCTGCGGAAATGAAACTTCTCGTTTCCGAGACGGAAATCGCGCGCCAAGCGCTGGGTACCGTTAAGTACGGATTAACCGACAAAGAAAAGTCTTCTTTAAAGTATCGGCGTTCTCTCTATATTAGCAAGGATGTTGCACGCGGCGAAACGCTTGACGAAGAGAACGTGAGAATTATTCGTCCGGGATACGGCCTTCCTCCCAAATACATAGATCACTTTATTGGGAGAACGGCGTCTAAAGACATTAAGGCAGGTACGGCGCTGAGATGGGACTTATTGGGGTGA
- a CDS encoding glycosyltransferase has translation MGLIGVNAVLHDKWLELDPRCNIQRNMLKASKKRLNENASMGEAIHRPSIVHFTGPPKPWQFHDNHRYKHLYYE, from the coding sequence ATGGGACTTATTGGGGTGAATGCGGTCTTACACGATAAATGGCTGGAACTGGACCCGAGATGTAATATTCAGAGAAACATGCTCAAGGCGAGCAAGAAGCGGCTTAACGAAAACGCTTCGATGGGAGAAGCCATTCATCGACCGTCCATCGTTCATTTTACGGGCCCGCCCAAGCCATGGCAGTTTCATGATAATCATAGGTATAAACATTTGTATTACGAGTAA
- a CDS encoding GNAT family N-acetyltransferase, producing the protein MNKRTGMDAKSKYRELCRSNGEMSLFDQDWWLDITCGGTDNWDVILIERNGEVIASLPYHRIKKYMFKVIQMPELTLTMGIWMKYPSGQSEEDKLAYEREVFLELIERLPEVDYSYQHFHWNITNWSPFYWKGFRQTTRYTYVFEDLRDLDRIYANFRDNIRAEIRKAEKILRVVESDDLDKFHEINKKTFDRQQVSMPHSFEILKPLDQACSERNCRRIWFAVDEQDRIHSAIYMVWDANCAYYLLGGADSELRKSGSHSFLLWHAIKEMSKVTKQFDLHGGMHEPVERFFRAMGAKQQSYFQVSKIKGKLFQFAYYVKQALSQMTAIVTVTICGSL; encoded by the coding sequence ATGAACAAGAGAACAGGGATGGACGCGAAGAGCAAGTATAGGGAGTTGTGCCGGAGCAACGGCGAGATGTCGTTGTTCGACCAGGACTGGTGGCTGGATATTACTTGCGGGGGCACGGACAATTGGGATGTTATCTTGATTGAGAGGAACGGGGAAGTCATTGCGAGTTTACCGTACCACAGGATCAAGAAATACATGTTCAAGGTTATCCAGATGCCGGAGCTAACGTTAACGATGGGAATTTGGATGAAGTATCCCAGCGGCCAAAGCGAAGAGGATAAGCTCGCTTACGAGCGAGAGGTTTTCCTTGAGCTAATCGAAAGGCTGCCGGAAGTCGATTATTCGTATCAGCATTTTCATTGGAACATCACGAATTGGAGCCCGTTCTATTGGAAAGGATTCAGACAAACGACTCGTTATACTTACGTTTTCGAAGATCTTCGGGATCTGGATCGGATTTACGCCAACTTCAGAGACAATATCCGGGCGGAAATTCGCAAGGCGGAGAAGATTTTAAGAGTGGTTGAAAGCGACGATCTCGACAAGTTCCATGAAATCAACAAAAAAACGTTCGATCGGCAACAAGTTTCAATGCCTCATAGCTTCGAAATTCTTAAGCCTCTCGATCAGGCCTGCAGCGAGCGAAACTGTCGTAGAATCTGGTTCGCGGTCGATGAACAGGACCGAATCCACAGCGCGATCTACATGGTTTGGGATGCGAATTGCGCTTACTATTTACTTGGCGGCGCGGATTCCGAATTAAGGAAAAGCGGCTCGCATTCCTTCTTGCTCTGGCATGCCATTAAGGAAATGTCGAAGGTGACGAAGCAGTTCGATCTCCACGGCGGAATGCACGAGCCGGTTGAACGGTTCTTCAGGGCGATGGGGGCGAAACAGCAATCGTATTTCCAAGTGTCCAAGATTAAAGGGAAATTATTTCAGTTCGCTTACTATGTCAAGCAAGCTTTAAGTCAAATGACGGCTATCGTTACCGTTACGATATGCGGAAGCCTATAG
- a CDS encoding glycosyltransferase family 52, with the protein MDKRLFVCTKPYQYLLARLIKHGCGFEHCDIVILNHFYEAGDFSYKVRETGIWDKVLFIDDGTLDQFKLRMNPVRKFVFYHSWRKYLPASLADISHYEEVFLAHDFVAVEYAIIRKFNKEGKRSYLYEEGFGNYINNSTHTKWHMRFLKKIAPWFGLPGGYFGSLKWITSVWLQRPELIMSDRKNPLRNKTKALPISFKEYLQMPQIIDECYRIYPELYEIDRSLKDKKSMTIVLTEPFIDEIAERKNYLEEILARVDETVKDKITPIFFKQHPGEQLSLEGMSEQVVSLPKKLPIELLYLVMIKNDIRKVNVFSFGSTAVLNLFDLCKSDESLDIFIIESMGMMMEDELISTRFRELAEKYHIRFETM; encoded by the coding sequence ATGGATAAAAGACTGTTCGTCTGCACTAAGCCGTATCAGTATCTCCTGGCTAGGTTGATCAAGCATGGGTGCGGGTTCGAACATTGCGACATCGTCATCTTGAATCACTTCTACGAGGCAGGGGATTTCAGCTATAAAGTCAGGGAAACGGGAATTTGGGACAAGGTGCTATTCATCGATGACGGAACGCTGGACCAGTTCAAACTAAGGATGAATCCCGTCCGGAAATTCGTTTTCTATCATTCCTGGAGAAAATATTTGCCGGCTTCCTTGGCGGATATTAGCCATTATGAGGAAGTATTCCTTGCGCACGATTTCGTCGCGGTAGAGTATGCGATCATCCGCAAGTTCAACAAGGAAGGAAAGCGTTCCTATTTATATGAAGAAGGGTTCGGCAATTACATCAACAACAGTACCCACACCAAATGGCACATGCGATTTCTGAAAAAAATAGCTCCGTGGTTCGGGTTGCCGGGAGGATATTTCGGCAGTTTGAAGTGGATCACTTCGGTGTGGCTTCAACGACCCGAATTGATTATGTCCGATAGGAAAAATCCTCTCCGGAATAAGACGAAGGCGTTACCGATTTCCTTCAAAGAATATTTGCAAATGCCGCAAATCATAGATGAATGTTACCGAATCTACCCGGAGCTTTACGAAATCGACCGTTCATTGAAAGACAAGAAATCGATGACAATCGTACTTACGGAACCGTTCATTGACGAGATCGCCGAACGCAAGAACTATTTGGAAGAAATCCTGGCCAGAGTCGACGAGACCGTCAAGGATAAGATTACCCCGATATTTTTCAAACAGCATCCCGGAGAGCAACTATCCCTTGAAGGGATGTCGGAACAAGTCGTTTCCCTTCCGAAGAAGCTGCCCATCGAATTGCTGTACTTAGTGATGATCAAGAATGATATCCGTAAAGTAAACGTCTTCTCGTTCGGAAGCACGGCCGTCTTGAATTTGTTCGATCTCTGTAAGTCGGACGAAAGCCTGGATATTTTCATTATCGAAAGCATGGGCATGATGATGGAGGACGAACTCATCTCTACCCGGTTCCGCGAATTGGCGGAGAAATATCATATCCGGTTCGAAACGATGTGA